Within the Bacillus sp. FSL K6-3431 genome, the region ATACAAGGAATGCCACATTCATAGTCTGAGCAAATAGCGCCAATAATATTGAAAAGATGGATACACTCAAAGAGGCATAACGCGCTGCAAGCATCTGCTCTTTGTCATTCACTTTTCCTTTTTTAATGATCTGCCCGTAAACATCATGTGCAAAAGCAGATGCTCCCGTCAAGACAAGTCCTGCAACGACTGCCAAAATCGTAGCGAATGCCACTGCGGAAACGAATGACATGAGAAAATCTCCACCAAGCGCCTGTGCAAGCAATGGAGCCGCCATATTCCCTGCAGGATTCGCTGCTTTGATGGCATCAAAACCAACGAATGCTGCTGCTCCGAAACCAAGAAAAACGGTCAAAACGTAAAAGATACCAACAATCCATGTCGCTATGACAACTGAACTTCTTGCGGTTTTAGCGTCTTTGACAGTAAAAAAACGCATAAGAATATGCGGTAATCCCGCCGTTCCCAAAACAAGTGCTAACATGAGTGACAAGGTATCGACCGGAACAGTATACTGCAATCCTGGTTTCAAGTAATCAGATCCGTGAACAGTAACAGTCTTCACTTCTTCAAACATATGTAAAATGCTGAAGTTAAACTTCGCAAAAACAAGAAATGCAATAATGATTGTGCCGAGCATAAGAAGAACTGCTTTAATGATCTGCACCCAACTTGTAGCAGTCATTCCACCGAATAACACGTAAACAGTCATCATAACACCAACAATAAGAACAGCAATCCAATAGTCGATTCCAAATAATAATTGAATTAATGCACCTGCCCCAACAAGCTGAGCAATCATATAAAAAATGACAATTGTAATTGTGCTTAACGCCGCCATTCCACGCACTTTCTTTGCATCGAATCTGGAATGAATCATATCTGCAAGCGTATATTTCCCTAGGTTTCTTAACGGTTCAGCAACGAGGAATAATACGACCAGATAAGCAATCAGGAAACCAATACTGTAAAAGAAACCATCAAACCCATAAAGAGCGATAGCCCCCGCAATACCAAGAAATGAGGCAGCCGATAAATAGTCTCCAGCAATAGCTAGACCGTTCTGCCAGCCAGTCAGCCCTCCCCCAGCTGTATAAAAATCACCTGTTGTCTGTGTACGCTTTGCGGCGAAATAAGTAATGAACAAGGTTGCTATTACGATGATAAGGAATAAAGTGATCACTGTACCACTCAAATGGAATCACCTCTTCTTCCCATATGAACTTCAATTATTTCTTCAGCGTCTTTATCAAAAGAATAAAACTTCCTCACATAAATGGTACAAAGAATCCATGTCATAACAAATTGTGCCATCGCATAAATCCAAACCCATGATATATCACCGATTGCGGGAGTGTTCAAAACGTTTGTATAAGAAGTCAAAATAGGTAAGGTAAAATAAAAGACAAGAAAAAACAACGTCCAAGGTATAAGGAACTTTTTCTTTTTTTTCATTAACGTTTTGAATTGTGTACTCTCACTCACTTGTTCAAAATTAACACCTGAGGTTTTGATCTGTTCATTGTATCCCGCGCTTTGATAGTTTAGCTCATCTTTGACAACGCTCTCAATTTTCACAAATATTTCCTCCCTTGCAGTTTTATTAAAATAT harbors:
- a CDS encoding solute symporter family protein, with product MSGTVITLFLIIVIATLFITYFAAKRTQTTGDFYTAGGGLTGWQNGLAIAGDYLSAASFLGIAGAIALYGFDGFFYSIGFLIAYLVVLFLVAEPLRNLGKYTLADMIHSRFDAKKVRGMAALSTITIVIFYMIAQLVGAGALIQLLFGIDYWIAVLIVGVMMTVYVLFGGMTATSWVQIIKAVLLMLGTIIIAFLVFAKFNFSILHMFEEVKTVTVHGSDYLKPGLQYTVPVDTLSLMLALVLGTAGLPHILMRFFTVKDAKTARSSVVIATWIVGIFYVLTVFLGFGAAAFVGFDAIKAANPAGNMAAPLLAQALGGDFLMSFVSAVAFATILAVVAGLVLTGASAFAHDVYGQIIKKGKVNDKEQMLAARYASLSVSIFSILLALFAQTMNVAFLVSLAFCVAASANLPVILYTIYWKKFNTTGALTAMAAGLISALVLVALSPNVFSPVAGAAIFVGEPLFPLTNPALVSVPLGFIGGYVGTLLSKEVDEKRYSEVTVRANTGYRD
- a CDS encoding DUF485 domain-containing protein yields the protein MKTSGVNFEQVSESTQFKTLMKKKKKFLIPWTLFFLVFYFTLPILTSYTNVLNTPAIGDISWVWIYAMAQFVMTWILCTIYVRKFYSFDKDAEEIIEVHMGRRGDSI